One window from the genome of Solea solea chromosome 2, fSolSol10.1, whole genome shotgun sequence encodes:
- the pcid2 gene encoding PCI domain-containing protein 2 gives MAHITINQYLQQVYEAIDNREGSFCSELLSFKHPHVANPRLQLASPEEKCQQVLEPPYDEMVAAHLRCTYAVANHDFVEAYKFQTLVVQSFLRAFQSHKEENWALPVMFAVALDLRIFANNAEQQLQKKGKGQPGEMLEKAAEQLMSCFRVCASDNRAAIDDSKKWGMMFLSNQLFKIYFKINKLHLCKPLIRAIDSSNLKNDYSPAQRVTYRYYVGRKAMFDSDFKLAEDFLSFSFHHCHGSSQKNKRMILIYLLPVKMLLGHMPNHQLLRKYDLMQFADVTKGVSDGNLLLLNDALSKHETFFIRCGIFLILEKLKIITYRNLFKKVYLLLRTHQLPLDSFLVALKMMKVEDVDVDEVQCILANLIYMGHIKGYISHQHQKLVVSKQNPFPPLSSIS, from the exons ATGGCTCACATCACCATCAACCAGTACCTGCAgcag GTTTACGAAGCCATCGACAACCGCGAGGGTTCGTTCTGCTCTGAGCTGCTCTCCTTCAAACACCCGCACGTGGCCAACCCGCGGCTCCAG CTGGCCAGTCCAGAAGAGAAGTGTCAGCAGGTTCTGGAGCCACCGTACGACGAGATGGTGGCTGCTCATCTCAG gtgcaCCTACGCGGTGGCCAATCACGACTTTGTTGAAGCCTACAAGTTCCAGACACTTGTCGTTCAAT CCTTCCTGAGGGCCTTCCAGTCCCACAAAGAGGAGAACTG ggctCTGCCTGTGATGTTCGCTGTCGCTCTGGATCTCAGGATATTCGCCAACAAT gcaGAGCAGCAGTTACAGAAAAAGGGCAAAGGTCAACCTGGTGAGATGTTGGAGAAAGCAGCAGAGCAGTTGATGAGCTGCTTCAGAGTGTGTGCCAGCGAcaa TCGTGCAGCAATCGACGACTCTAAAAAATGGGGGATGATGTTTCTGAGTAACCAGCTGTTTAAGATCTACTTTAAG aTCAATAAACTTCACCTGTGTAAACCTCTGATCAGAGCCATCGACAGCTCTAATCTGAAGAACGACTACAGTCCTGCTCAGAGAGTCACGTACAGATACTACGTGGGCCGCAAAGCCATGTTTGACAGTGACTTCAAGCTAG cggaggactttctctccttctccttccacCACTGTCATGGATCCAGTCAGAAGAACAAGAGGATGATTCTCATCTACCTGCTGCCTGTCAAGATGCTGCTG GGTCACATGCCGAATCATCAGCTCCTGAGGAAATACGACCTGATGCAGTTTGCTGATGTTACTAAGGGCGTGAG TGACGggaacctgctgctgctcaacgACGCTCTGTCCAAACACGAGACCTTCTTCATCCGCTGTGGGATCTTCCTCATCCTGGAGAAGCTCAAGATCATCACCTACAGGAACCTCTTCAAGAAAGT GTACCTGCTGCTCAGGACTCACCAACTGCCTCTGGACTCGTTCCTGGTGGCGCTGAAGATGATGAAGGTGGAGGACGTGGACGTGGACGAGGTGCAGTGTATCCTAGCTAACCTCATCTACATG GGTCACATCAAAGGTTATATCTCACACCAGCATCAGAAGCTCGTCGTCAGTAAACAGAATCCATTTCCTCcgctctcctccatctcctag